In a genomic window of Streptomyces sp. SJL17-4:
- a CDS encoding alpha/beta hydrolase: MRELFLAGQRAYIRWIDLPGAGDGPVRVFVHGLGCTSASDFAHIAAHPALGGGRALLVDLLGYGLSDRPAEYDYRMESQAAAVAAVLDHLGLTGVDLVGHSMGGAVAIHLAAARPELVARLVVAEPNLYGGGGAFSSPVAAQDEDAFVAEGFARMVAGADRADYAARLRLADPLAVHRSAVALVEGSTPAPGDLLAGLGIPRTFLVGELSLPDPDAEKAATFGIPVVEVPHAGHNLMLDNPDGFARALGRALGDGSTPPPGQG, from the coding sequence ATGCGGGAATTGTTCCTGGCGGGTCAGCGGGCGTACATCCGATGGATCGACCTGCCGGGCGCGGGGGACGGGCCCGTGCGTGTGTTCGTCCACGGCCTCGGGTGCACCTCGGCCTCGGACTTCGCCCATATCGCGGCCCACCCCGCGCTCGGCGGCGGCCGGGCGCTGCTCGTGGACCTGCTCGGGTACGGGCTGAGCGACCGGCCGGCGGAGTACGACTACCGCATGGAGTCCCAGGCGGCCGCGGTCGCCGCGGTCCTCGACCACCTCGGGCTCACGGGCGTGGACCTGGTCGGGCACTCCATGGGCGGTGCGGTGGCGATCCACCTGGCGGCGGCGCGCCCGGAGCTCGTGGCGAGACTCGTGGTGGCGGAGCCGAACCTGTACGGGGGCGGCGGAGCGTTCAGTTCTCCGGTGGCCGCCCAGGACGAGGACGCGTTCGTGGCGGAGGGGTTCGCCCGGATGGTGGCCGGCGCCGACCGCGCCGACTACGCGGCCCGGCTGCGCCTCGCCGACCCGCTGGCCGTGCACCGCAGTGCGGTCGCCCTGGTCGAGGGCAGTACGCCCGCGCCCGGTGACCTCCTCGCCGGGCTCGGGATTCCCCGGACGTTCCTGGTGGGGGAGTTGAGCCTGCCGGACCCGGACGCGGAGAAGGCGGCCACGTTCGGCATCCCGGTGGTCGAGGTCCCCCACGCGGGACACAACCTGATGCTGGACAACCCCGACGGCTTCGCCAGGGCCCTCGGCCGTGCTCTCGGGGATGGCTCGACCCCACCTCCAGGACAGGGCTGA
- a CDS encoding nitroreductase family deazaflavin-dependent oxidoreductase gives MPLEGEYEPSPTTWVRKQVELYESSGGTKGTTLRGMPVVLVTNRGVKSGKLRKTPLMRVEHEGAYALVASNGGAVAHPVWYHNLVASPLVEVRDGTRAWDMKARLVTGEERAAWWERAVAAFPDYADYQLRTEREIPVFVVERVGQGLFG, from the coding sequence ATGCCACTCGAAGGCGAATACGAGCCCAGCCCGACGACGTGGGTGCGCAAGCAGGTCGAGCTGTACGAGTCGTCCGGCGGCACCAAGGGCACCACCTTGCGGGGCATGCCCGTCGTCCTGGTCACGAACCGCGGCGTGAAGAGCGGCAAACTCCGCAAGACCCCGCTCATGCGGGTCGAGCACGAGGGGGCGTACGCGCTCGTCGCGTCGAACGGCGGAGCCGTCGCACACCCGGTCTGGTACCACAACCTCGTCGCCTCACCCCTTGTCGAGGTCCGCGACGGCACCCGGGCGTGGGACATGAAGGCCCGCCTGGTCACCGGCGAGGAGCGCGCGGCCTGGTGGGAGCGGGCGGTCGCGGCCTTCCCCGACTACGCCGACTACCAGCTCAGGACGGAGCGGGAGATTCCCGTCTTCGTGGTCGAGCGGGTCGGCCAGGGCCTGTTCGGGTAG